The following coding sequences are from one bacterium window:
- a CDS encoding TspO protein produces the protein MRRRTWIGLIGWLALCYAVAAFGSRFEAGAWYDQLTKPALTPPGWVFGVVWSVLYGLMAIAAWLVWKRRGFAGAPWALGAFLVQLALNAAWSWLFFGSHRIGLALLEILALWSAIAITMLLFWRHRGLAALLLVPYLLWVTFATGLNFEFWRLNAA, from the coding sequence ATGCGGCGGCGGACCTGGATCGGGCTCATCGGCTGGCTGGCGCTCTGCTACGCCGTGGCGGCGTTCGGCTCGCGGTTCGAGGCGGGGGCGTGGTACGACCAGCTCACCAAGCCCGCGCTCACGCCGCCCGGCTGGGTGTTCGGCGTCGTCTGGTCCGTGCTGTACGGCCTCATGGCGATCGCGGCGTGGCTCGTCTGGAAACGCCGCGGGTTCGCCGGCGCCCCCTGGGCGCTCGGCGCGTTCCTCGTCCAGCTCGCCCTCAACGCCGCCTGGTCCTGGCTCTTCTTCGGCAGCCACCGCATCGGCCTCGCCCTGCTGGAGATCCTGGCGCTCTGGAGCGCCATCGCGATCACCATGCTGCTCTTCTGGCGTCACCGTGGCCTCGCCGCGTTGCTGCTCGTCCCCTACCTGCTCTGGGTGACGTTCGCGACCGGCCTGAACTTCGAGTTCTGGCGCCTCAACGCAGCGTGA